A region of Fibrobacter succinogenes subsp. succinogenes S85 DNA encodes the following proteins:
- a CDS encoding DNA-methyltransferase: MCYKVFNEDCFDWMENQSENTITAIVTDPPYGVKEYTEKELVKKRAGSGGIWRIPQKFDGCTRQPVPRFSVINDDPEERKNVYLFFERWARLAKKILVPGGHIFLASTPLLSDIVGSALRSAGLEKRGEIIRSVCTLRGGDRPKNAEDEFPELSVIPKALWEPWCLYRKPLAEKTVAENLRVWKAGALRRPAIDRPFSDFIQSEKTPKIERDIVNHPSIKPQSFLRQIVRAALPLGEGIVLDPFSGSGSTLAAADYLGYDSIGVEKDTEFFRQSLHAIPKLSKLYGQTTLQI, from the coding sequence TAACTGCTATTGTTACGGATCCTCCGTATGGAGTTAAAGAATATACAGAAAAAGAGCTTGTAAAAAAAAGAGCCGGTTCGGGAGGCATTTGGCGAATACCTCAAAAATTTGATGGATGTACCCGTCAACCAGTTCCCAGATTTAGCGTTATCAATGATGATCCAGAAGAACGAAAAAACGTCTATTTGTTTTTTGAAAGATGGGCTCGACTTGCAAAAAAAATTCTTGTCCCTGGCGGACACATTTTCCTAGCCTCTACGCCATTGTTGTCTGATATTGTTGGTTCCGCACTTAGGTCCGCAGGATTGGAAAAAAGAGGTGAGATAATTCGTTCTGTTTGTACATTAAGAGGTGGAGATCGTCCCAAAAATGCGGAAGACGAATTTCCTGAATTATCTGTTATTCCAAAGGCTTTGTGGGAGCCTTGGTGCTTATACAGAAAACCTTTGGCAGAGAAAACAGTTGCTGAAAATCTAAGGGTCTGGAAAGCAGGAGCATTACGAAGACCTGCTATAGACAGACCATTTTCTGATTTTATTCAAAGCGAGAAAACACCAAAAATTGAGCGTGACATTGTAAATCATCCAAGCATTAAGCCACAGTCTTTTTTAAGACAAATTGTACGAGCAGCATTGCCTTTGGGAGAAGGCATAGTCCTTGATCCATTCTCTGGAAGTGGTTCGACGTTGGCGGCAGCCGATTATTTGGGTTATGACAGCATTGGCGTAGAAAAAGATACTGAATTTTTCAGGCAATCTCTTCATGCCATTCCTAAATTGTCTAAACTTTACGGACAAACTACTCTGCAAATATAG
- a CDS encoding helix-turn-helix domain-containing protein, with protein sequence MSKSNKNPLLKKFGNLVHDARVKKGLSQEELGFELDLHRTYIGMIERAERNISFFHAIKLIQYLDINIKELYVKQKKS encoded by the coding sequence ATGAGTAAGTCTAATAAAAATCCATTGTTAAAAAAATTTGGTAATCTAGTACACGATGCTCGTGTAAAGAAAGGTCTTAGTCAAGAAGAACTTGGTTTTGAACTAGATTTGCATAGAACTTACATAGGAATGATAGAAAGGGCTGAACGCAATATCTCTTTTTTTCATGCTATAAAACTCATACAATACCTCGATATAAATATTAAGGAGTTGTATGTTAAGCAGAAGAAATCTTAG
- a CDS encoding L,D-transpeptidase family protein produces the protein MLTSPVDNILVEKAKRQMHLRSGENIVKTYKISLGKNPVGAKVKSGDNKTPEGNYTIERHNPKSIFHLSLKVSYPNAEQIKAAKEGNYEPGGDIMIHGYPNKIPAFLFKFWHKWKDWTAGCIAVTNDEIEEIYDAVKDGTPITILP, from the coding sequence ATGCTCACCTCACCCGTTGACAACATCCTCGTAGAAAAGGCGAAACGCCAAATGCACTTGCGAAGCGGCGAGAATATCGTCAAGACATACAAAATTTCGCTAGGCAAGAATCCCGTGGGCGCAAAGGTCAAGTCCGGCGACAACAAGACTCCCGAAGGCAACTACACCATCGAAAGGCACAACCCCAAAAGCATTTTTCATTTATCGCTGAAGGTTTCGTACCCGAACGCAGAGCAAATCAAGGCCGCGAAAGAAGGTAACTACGAGCCAGGCGGAGACATCATGATCCACGGCTATCCGAACAAGATTCCAGCGTTCCTCTTTAAATTCTGGCATAAATGGAAAGATTGGACAGCCGGCTGCATCGCGGTCACAAACGACGAAATCGAAGAAATCTATGACGCCGTCAAAGACGGAACACCGATAACAATTCTGCCTTAA
- a CDS encoding tetratricopeptide repeat protein, whose protein sequence is MKKILITLFTICIAQTFAAKATPEQWIAKANGVLKEQPRISSKYIYPGLEPSSVFEASAILDSATKEYPYRIDMWLGQVQLFGEINECGMQSKFFDKINTLLKTKKDKCELAGGKKINKAEKLLEGEFTIVIRKYFDLEYDSCYEYMSRQMYKLLPNSVEALNAMSIHYMLQKNDSALALLERANKIAPTDCIVLSNLALYYKRKGNTKKEDEYKKKQDLFCKEK, encoded by the coding sequence ATGAAAAAGATTTTAATTACCCTATTCACAATTTGCATAGCACAAACTTTTGCCGCCAAAGCCACGCCCGAGCAATGGATCGCAAAAGCCAACGGAGTACTGAAAGAACAGCCTCGCATTTCTTCAAAGTATATTTACCCAGGCCTTGAACCGAGTAGCGTATTTGAGGCATCGGCAATACTGGACTCCGCAACCAAGGAATACCCTTACCGAATCGATATGTGGCTTGGGCAAGTTCAGTTATTCGGTGAAATAAACGAATGCGGAATGCAATCTAAATTTTTTGACAAGATTAACACATTGCTGAAAACGAAAAAAGATAAATGCGAACTTGCCGGCGGAAAAAAAATCAACAAAGCCGAAAAGCTGCTCGAAGGCGAATTTACCATTGTCATAAGGAAATACTTTGATCTGGAGTACGATTCCTGCTACGAATACATGTCTCGCCAGATGTACAAACTTCTTCCCAATAGCGTCGAAGCGTTGAACGCCATGAGCATCCACTACATGCTTCAGAAAAACGACAGTGCGCTCGCTCTTCTTGAACGAGCAAATAAGATCGCCCCTACCGATTGCATTGTACTATCAAACCTTGCGCTATATTACAAACGAAAAGGCAATACGAAAAAAGAAGATGAATACAAGAAGAAACAAGATTTGTTCTGCAAAGAAAAATAA
- a CDS encoding GNAT family N-acetyltransferase, with protein MDIKVLRATEEWQRAGAYSVRIQAMNRAYHISLRDEFDEHDCDGTKFIVLLDDEYPVATCRFYEIDAETATIGRVVVMPEYRGQKLGAMAVREAEKWIAECGYKQIIIDSRLEATGFYEKLGYKHTGDKPHRWGVFDCTRMKKIF; from the coding sequence ATGGATATTAAAGTTCTCCGTGCAACAGAAGAATGGCAGCGTGCAGGCGCATATAGCGTGCGCATCCAGGCAATGAATCGGGCGTACCACATTTCGCTCCGTGATGAATTTGACGAGCACGATTGCGACGGCACGAAATTCATCGTTTTACTGGATGACGAATATCCTGTTGCGACGTGCAGATTCTACGAGATTGATGCAGAAACGGCAACGATTGGGCGCGTAGTCGTCATGCCGGAATATCGCGGTCAAAAGCTCGGTGCCATGGCTGTCCGCGAAGCTGAAAAATGGATTGCAGAATGCGGCTACAAACAGATTATCATTGACAGCCGCTTGGAAGCCACAGGCTTTTACGAAAAACTCGGCTACAAGCATACAGGCGACAAACCGCACCGCTGGGGAGTCTTTGACTGCACCCGCATGAAAAAAATTTTCTAG